In the genome of Paenibacillus sp. FSL R5-0766, one region contains:
- a CDS encoding AraC family transcriptional regulator, whose product MKEDHHEFLELIFFTPSEFEKAGGAWPIRIGRNIAKTNYHIGPRTTPYHYLLFVLEGEGTFIQNGQRHALRARDAFCLFPHVTHEYWTDPEDTLQKIFIAFDGAHAAELLSRIGLTPDSPHRSGVLTPETANAMRSFMEDVRKPQDRASDLGRLTRFLNLFDRIARSPATKGLQPDSATPWLQKGKEYMDIHFAGGISVEGVPAHAGVDRTHFAKQFRKAYGLSPVQYIQQLKMNQAKRLLVQTPLSLTEVAHSVGYPDLFSFSKAFKKQVGLPPNRYRTAESTKE is encoded by the coding sequence ATGAAGGAGGACCACCATGAGTTTTTGGAACTTATTTTCTTCACTCCATCTGAATTCGAGAAAGCTGGTGGCGCCTGGCCGATTCGCATCGGACGAAATATAGCCAAGACCAACTATCATATTGGTCCGCGCACTACGCCTTATCATTATTTACTGTTTGTGCTGGAGGGGGAAGGTACATTCATACAGAACGGACAGCGTCACGCCCTTCGAGCCAGGGATGCGTTCTGTCTATTTCCGCATGTTACCCATGAGTACTGGACGGACCCAGAAGACACGTTGCAGAAAATATTTATTGCCTTTGATGGTGCACATGCAGCCGAGCTACTGTCTCGAATTGGACTTACACCCGACTCACCGCACCGTTCAGGTGTACTGACACCGGAGACTGCAAATGCCATGCGCTCGTTCATGGAGGATGTTCGCAAACCGCAGGACCGGGCGAGTGATCTGGGACGACTCACCCGATTTCTAAACCTCTTCGACCGAATTGCCCGGTCCCCCGCAACCAAAGGATTGCAACCGGATTCAGCCACACCTTGGCTCCAGAAAGGCAAGGAATACATGGACATTCATTTTGCAGGCGGCATCTCCGTGGAAGGTGTGCCCGCTCATGCGGGTGTGGATCGAACCCATTTTGCCAAACAGTTCCGCAAAGCCTATGGTCTGTCCCCTGTGCAATATATCCAACAATTGAAAATGAATCAGGCCAAACGCCTGCTGGTGCAGACGCCGCTAAGCTTAACTGAAGTCGCTCATTCCGTAGGTTACCCGGACTTGTTCTCCTTCTCCAAAGCGTTCAAAAAGCAAGTTGGTCTGCCGCCCAATCGCTATCGCACAGCGGAGAGCACGAAAGAATGA
- a CDS encoding response regulator, whose amino-acid sequence MPNTATLQREAAVNVYRSVEQGLKETGAETCGLMFIHCAGNSQPEQQVRTHLEQTSGTAFQVWKDGATQAIAVLLPGLSLDEVHYEGLRIKHELQETVPGADPQITLASFPEGERPSKATIQHMAESSKLIDSSEIHIYTLDNTADEPERILIVDNDPTVREFLQLRLKMQGYETYEAVDGLAALELIEKVTPDLVLTELNLYGIDGLPFIHHIQNLEMEQPPKIVVLTEQRVEQTISQCFRSGVDDYMTKPFSPVELDARIRRCLH is encoded by the coding sequence ATGCCAAATACGGCGACATTGCAGCGTGAGGCTGCCGTTAATGTGTACCGAAGTGTAGAACAGGGATTGAAGGAAACGGGTGCCGAAACATGTGGCTTAATGTTCATCCATTGTGCAGGAAACTCTCAACCTGAGCAGCAGGTCAGGACACATCTGGAGCAAACGAGCGGGACAGCTTTCCAGGTGTGGAAGGATGGGGCCACTCAGGCGATTGCCGTCCTGCTGCCAGGGTTGTCACTGGATGAAGTTCATTATGAAGGACTTCGGATCAAGCATGAGTTGCAAGAGACTGTACCCGGTGCCGATCCACAGATTACACTGGCCAGTTTCCCGGAAGGGGAGCGCCCTTCGAAGGCAACCATTCAGCATATGGCTGAGTCCTCGAAGCTTATAGATTCGTCGGAGATTCATATCTACACGCTGGACAATACGGCGGACGAGCCGGAACGAATTTTGATTGTGGATAACGATCCTACGGTACGCGAATTCCTGCAGTTGCGGTTGAAGATGCAGGGATACGAAACCTATGAAGCCGTCGATGGACTGGCTGCACTGGAGTTGATCGAGAAGGTTACACCAGACCTGGTGCTCACGGAGCTGAATCTGTATGGCATCGACGGTCTGCCGTTCATCCATCATATTCAGAATCTGGAGATGGAGCAGCCACCCAAAATTGTCGTGTTGACCGAACAGCGTGTCGAGCAGACGATTAGTCAATGTTTCCGCAGCGGAGTCGATGATTACATGACCAAACCGTTCTCGCCTGTAGAACTGGATGCCCGAATCAGACGCTGCCTGCATTAG
- the glsA gene encoding glutaminase A codes for MSNSTMERLNALLPEWLETSRLHTGQGKVASYIPELVKASQDELGIHIMDAEGNYVSAGDCGVPFTMQSISKVFTLILALMDHGEEAVFFNVGKEPTGDDYDSMIKLELVEPGIPFNPLINAGAITVSSLVGGDCKEEKSRRILEFFRKLAHNDQLGYNEEVFQSESESGHMNRSLGYFLKHNGVIKDDVEDVLAVYFRHCSIEVTCADLSRMSLVLAYNGTDPITGEELIPRRYVQIAKTFMTTCGMYNASGEFAIEVGLPAKSGVSGGILTLVPGQFGIGLVGPALNRKGNSIAGVHLLERLSKEFDWSFF; via the coding sequence ATGAGCAATTCAACCATGGAACGTCTGAATGCATTGCTGCCGGAGTGGCTGGAGACCAGTCGTCTGCACACCGGGCAGGGTAAGGTGGCTTCTTATATCCCAGAGCTTGTGAAAGCCTCTCAGGATGAGCTTGGTATACATATCATGGACGCCGAAGGGAACTATGTGTCGGCAGGGGATTGCGGTGTCCCATTTACGATGCAAAGTATCTCCAAAGTATTTACCCTTATTCTGGCCTTAATGGACCATGGTGAAGAAGCAGTCTTCTTTAATGTAGGAAAAGAACCCACAGGCGACGATTACGATTCGATGATCAAGCTTGAACTAGTTGAACCCGGAATCCCGTTCAATCCATTAATCAATGCGGGTGCGATTACGGTGTCCTCGCTTGTTGGAGGAGACTGTAAGGAGGAGAAGTCACGGCGCATTCTGGAGTTTTTCCGCAAACTGGCACACAATGATCAGCTGGGCTATAACGAAGAGGTGTTTCAGTCCGAATCGGAGAGTGGTCATATGAATCGTTCACTTGGCTACTTTTTGAAGCACAACGGGGTCATTAAGGATGACGTTGAAGACGTGCTTGCCGTGTATTTCCGTCATTGCTCCATTGAAGTGACGTGTGCAGATTTGTCTCGAATGTCACTCGTTCTGGCCTACAATGGAACAGATCCAATTACGGGAGAAGAACTCATCCCTCGTCGCTATGTTCAGATTGCCAAAACCTTCATGACCACCTGTGGTATGTATAATGCATCAGGCGAATTTGCCATCGAGGTTGGATTGCCCGCCAAAAGTGGAGTATCCGGTGGAATTCTGACCCTTGTACCGGGACAATTCGGCATAGGTCTTGTTGGCCCGGCTCTGAATCGCAAAGGCAACAGTATTGCCGGCGTGCATCTGCTCGAGCGTCTGTCCAAGGAATTCGACTGGAGTTTTTTCTAA
- a CDS encoding LLM class flavin-dependent oxidoreductase, with the protein MKFGWFLPTAGDGKYVGVAPEREPSLDYLVDVAQTAEKAGFEFVLIPTGGACLDAWVVGSAVMSHTKTLRPLVAIRPGLVTPVLAARMGAALDQLSGGRAMINVVTGSSVRDLEELGDPLAHAHDERYVRASEYMEVMKRSWTQSTGLNLTEFAGSGSNSGADAPSDPNPEFGQYYNFKGPVGMPETVQDPHPPFYLGGSSPIAKKVAVEHADTFLMWGEPHDWIQEQIEEIEVIRQQVKEETGQDRQLRYGMRAQVLIRDTEEEAWAAAWEIISKVPPEAIEKAKAAFAETDATNQRRQNELRELSEKQQFVVGPNLWTGLSVVRSGGAILIVGTAEQVAERLMEYGDLGVTTFILSGYPHLEEAEIFGRTVMPIIREKWKTRQKQHQVTTN; encoded by the coding sequence ATGAAGTTTGGATGGTTTTTGCCTACAGCAGGGGATGGTAAGTATGTAGGGGTTGCCCCGGAGCGGGAGCCGAGTCTGGATTATCTGGTTGATGTGGCACAGACAGCGGAGAAGGCAGGATTCGAATTTGTACTGATTCCGACAGGGGGAGCCTGTCTGGACGCGTGGGTTGTCGGCTCGGCAGTAATGAGTCACACAAAGACATTGCGTCCCCTTGTGGCCATTCGCCCGGGTTTGGTTACACCCGTACTCGCTGCACGCATGGGAGCGGCACTGGATCAGCTCTCTGGTGGTCGGGCCATGATCAATGTGGTGACAGGCAGTTCTGTTCGAGATCTGGAGGAACTCGGCGATCCACTGGCACATGCGCATGATGAACGGTATGTACGGGCGAGCGAGTATATGGAAGTGATGAAGCGTTCATGGACCCAATCGACGGGACTGAATCTGACGGAGTTTGCCGGAAGTGGTTCAAACTCTGGTGCAGATGCACCCAGTGATCCCAATCCTGAATTCGGCCAGTATTACAATTTCAAAGGACCGGTAGGCATGCCGGAGACGGTGCAAGATCCGCATCCACCATTTTATCTGGGAGGAAGTTCACCGATTGCGAAGAAGGTCGCTGTTGAACATGCGGATACGTTCCTGATGTGGGGCGAGCCCCATGACTGGATTCAGGAGCAGATCGAAGAGATTGAGGTCATCCGACAGCAGGTGAAAGAGGAGACCGGACAAGATCGTCAGCTCCGTTACGGCATGCGTGCTCAGGTACTCATTCGGGATACCGAAGAAGAAGCATGGGCAGCGGCTTGGGAGATTATTAGCAAAGTACCACCAGAAGCGATTGAGAAAGCCAAAGCCGCTTTTGCCGAGACGGATGCAACCAACCAACGCAGACAGAACGAGCTACGGGAACTGTCCGAGAAGCAGCAGTTTGTCGTAGGTCCAAACTTGTGGACAGGCTTGTCCGTTGTGCGATCCGGCGGTGCGATCCTCATTGTAGGTACAGCTGAACAGGTCGCTGAACGCTTGATGGAATATGGAGATCTGGGCGTTACGACTTTCATTCTGTCCGGTTACCCGCATCTGGAAGAGGCCGAAATCTTCGGACGTACCGTGATGCCGATCATTCGCGAGAAATGGAAAACAAGACAGAAGCAGCATCAAGTTACTACTAACTAA
- a CDS encoding YolD-like family protein has product MSKKLQQNGIFESSRMMLPEHREAYILHQEQLAPRTRPSLDAQAAEEMSRLLSNSMMLGDKVTITLFHEHDDIRYTGQVLRLDRPARTLRLLMEDGSRDIQMNLITDVALADD; this is encoded by the coding sequence ATGAGTAAAAAATTGCAGCAAAACGGTATCTTCGAATCCTCACGCATGATGCTTCCCGAGCACCGGGAAGCCTACATTCTTCATCAGGAACAACTTGCTCCTCGTACCCGCCCATCCCTGGATGCCCAGGCCGCGGAAGAAATGTCCCGTTTGCTTAGCAACTCGATGATGCTTGGAGATAAGGTCACTATTACGTTGTTTCACGAACATGACGATATCCGTTACACGGGGCAGGTGCTTCGGTTGGACCGCCCTGCCCGGACCCTCAGACTACTGATGGAAGATGGGTCCCGGGATATTCAGATGAACCTCATTACAGATGTGGCCCTAGCCGATGACTGA
- a CDS encoding glycosyltransferase: MVAIYYVVFVNTLYFSILALSFRNIWTIFRRSHYSKYNTLSGSELVPSVSLLVPAYNEELTIIENVNCLMTLNYPTYEVIVVNDGSSDATLNILLKEYRLKPVPNTKIRGKIACQKIRGIYHNPEFPDLYVIDKENGGKADSLNAGINLSHYPLISSIDADSLLEKDALIRMARMYMENPEETVAIGGDVRIANGCKIENGAVQDVSLPRKIWPMFQSIEYLKAFLGGRIGWSHMNGLIIVSGAFGMFRKDAVIAVGGYRDGYPGEDMNIIIKLHRYMLENKLKYRIAFCPEAVCWTQAPDSYRILSSQRKRWGRGNLKNMIENRGMLFNPKYKVMGMVTMPYNVLFEALNPYFRITGLLALAGYVLLDMTQWPILVLFGLLNFVSGYLLSVGALVLEEIAFKRYNKLSDLVKMLVYSALKFVGYHQLGVLWRLQGHVQFMQNNNSWGTMTRQSWSEDEKKTSEAA; this comes from the coding sequence ATGGTCGCAATCTACTATGTTGTTTTTGTAAATACGCTCTACTTTTCCATTCTGGCCTTATCGTTCCGTAACATCTGGACGATCTTCCGGCGGTCGCATTATTCCAAATACAATACATTGTCAGGCTCGGAATTGGTACCTTCGGTTTCTCTGCTGGTACCGGCATACAACGAGGAACTGACGATTATTGAAAATGTGAACTGTCTGATGACGCTGAATTATCCAACGTATGAAGTCATTGTTGTGAATGATGGTTCCAGTGATGCCACACTGAATATCCTGTTGAAAGAATATCGTCTGAAGCCAGTACCCAATACGAAGATTCGGGGCAAGATCGCCTGTCAGAAAATTCGTGGGATCTACCATAACCCGGAGTTCCCGGATCTGTATGTCATTGACAAGGAAAATGGCGGTAAGGCCGATTCCCTCAATGCCGGGATCAACCTGTCTCATTATCCGCTAATCTCATCCATCGATGCTGATTCGTTGCTGGAGAAGGATGCCCTGATCCGCATGGCACGCATGTATATGGAGAATCCGGAAGAGACGGTAGCCATCGGTGGAGATGTACGGATCGCCAATGGCTGCAAAATTGAAAATGGGGCAGTGCAAGATGTATCACTGCCACGCAAAATCTGGCCCATGTTCCAGTCGATCGAATATCTCAAAGCCTTCCTGGGCGGACGGATTGGCTGGAGTCACATGAACGGTCTGATCATTGTCTCCGGTGCCTTCGGTATGTTCCGTAAGGACGCTGTTATCGCCGTAGGTGGATACCGGGATGGTTATCCTGGGGAAGACATGAACATCATCATCAAACTTCACCGTTACATGCTGGAAAACAAATTGAAGTATCGCATTGCCTTCTGCCCTGAGGCCGTGTGCTGGACGCAGGCACCGGATTCCTACCGGATCTTGTCCAGTCAGCGCAAGCGCTGGGGCCGTGGGAATCTGAAGAACATGATCGAGAATCGCGGCATGTTGTTCAATCCAAAATATAAGGTTATGGGTATGGTGACCATGCCATATAACGTCCTTTTTGAAGCGCTGAACCCGTATTTTCGGATTACCGGACTTCTGGCTCTCGCTGGATATGTGCTTCTGGATATGACCCAGTGGCCGATCCTGGTTCTGTTTGGACTGCTGAACTTCGTGAGTGGTTACCTGCTGAGTGTGGGCGCACTTGTCCTGGAGGAGATTGCTTTCAAACGTTACAACAAACTCTCCGATCTGGTCAAAATGCTGGTCTACTCCGCGCTGAAATTCGTGGGTTACCATCAGCTCGGCGTACTGTGGAGATTGCAGGGACATGTGCAGTTCATGCAAAACAACAACTCATGGGGTACCATGACACGCCAAAGCTGGTCCGAGGATGAGAAGAAAACAAGCGAAGCCGCTTAA
- a CDS encoding sugar ABC transporter substrate-binding protein — protein MKKNKKLILPLVSMLVMSILLSACGGGDNASSGENGSSGSGKVTISFMHWRGEDSEALNKTIDAFEKENPNINVEMQTLPSDQYQSTVQSKISDGSVGDVFASFPGAQFEAFTKAGLFTDLTGSSFLSAYNSKLIESGQHDGKQYAIPYQLVYNDPIYNVKLFEQYGLTPPTDWEGFLALCQKLKDNGIIPIAFAGADIGPGQFMNTMVMNNAPSDDIFTKVEAGEAKLTDEFWVKTLTQIKELNDKGYFQQDALGTKDPAAGALFIQEKAAMLASGSYQLAQNKQQNPNLEQKLLAPITVSADQAKYEGVHTTTFMLAVNSKSKHPEEAKKFLEFLSNPDVASDYANQTGQNVTVNDVKYDTPELQVAGEWATQKTVFQPRFTILNGDNQKAVTNSIQAVLSGTSPEEAAQQAQAIIDQHIGK, from the coding sequence ATGAAAAAAAATAAAAAATTGATCCTGCCGCTTGTCAGTATGCTGGTGATGTCCATCCTGCTGTCAGCTTGCGGCGGCGGGGATAACGCGTCATCTGGAGAGAACGGCTCCTCGGGTTCAGGTAAAGTTACGATCAGCTTCATGCACTGGCGTGGAGAAGATTCCGAAGCACTCAACAAGACTATTGACGCATTTGAAAAAGAAAACCCGAACATCAACGTGGAGATGCAGACACTGCCCTCCGATCAATATCAGTCCACCGTACAATCCAAAATCAGTGACGGTTCGGTAGGGGATGTATTTGCTTCCTTCCCGGGTGCACAGTTCGAAGCTTTCACCAAAGCTGGCTTGTTCACGGATCTGACCGGATCATCGTTTCTGTCGGCCTACAATTCAAAGCTGATTGAATCAGGACAGCACGATGGCAAGCAATATGCAATCCCGTATCAACTCGTATATAACGATCCCATCTATAATGTAAAACTGTTTGAACAATACGGCTTGACGCCGCCGACCGATTGGGAAGGCTTCCTGGCCCTTTGCCAGAAGCTGAAAGACAATGGCATCATTCCGATTGCCTTTGCCGGAGCGGACATTGGTCCAGGACAATTCATGAATACAATGGTGATGAACAATGCACCGAGTGACGACATTTTTACCAAAGTGGAAGCTGGCGAAGCCAAACTGACGGATGAGTTTTGGGTGAAAACGTTGACTCAAATCAAGGAACTGAACGATAAAGGTTACTTCCAGCAAGATGCACTGGGTACGAAGGACCCTGCGGCGGGCGCACTGTTTATTCAAGAAAAAGCAGCGATGCTGGCAAGTGGGTCGTATCAATTGGCTCAGAACAAGCAGCAGAATCCTAATCTGGAGCAAAAACTGCTTGCACCGATTACGGTAAGTGCCGATCAAGCGAAGTATGAAGGGGTGCATACGACTACGTTCATGCTCGCGGTGAACAGCAAGTCGAAACATCCGGAAGAAGCGAAGAAGTTCCTCGAATTCCTTAGCAATCCCGATGTAGCGAGTGACTATGCCAACCAAACGGGACAGAATGTAACGGTGAATGATGTGAAGTACGATACGCCTGAGCTTCAGGTAGCCGGAGAATGGGCAACCCAAAAGACCGTGTTCCAGCCACGGTTCACCATCCTGAACGGAGATAATCAAAAAGCAGTAACCAACTCCATCCAGGCTGTACTGAGCGGCACTTCTCCAGAAGAAGCAGCACAGCAGGCACAAGCGATCATTGATCAGCATATCGGGAAATAA
- a CDS encoding HEAT repeat domain-containing protein translates to MFPSLALAYLFLYICIALVVVGVIVLFAMKMSHNGKRRKTAFYEVKQRDYFTYLQTALTENSPLKLPPGKLAPLERRVIQDRLIEWIDQFKGEYRDKLIALCREAGFVEHDLKELGRLRYGRQIDAAYRLGGMRCPEAVPGLMELLKDEKPGPMAIMIGRSISRCTTRQGELKDMLALLLTKGKSIHHLAADILLETSLDTSRILIELLEDRNPDFVKVGLVAMWGQAVPEVMPALDRLVGAEHQDVRAEAVKLYLSASPALRDETILKLIQDPDPEVRAEVVQALGSKHASGSIPLLRKALRDEDWRVRYNSAESLSKLGEPGFEALCQAAVQGTVAEREIAMQQIESTMQHTRTDDRAVEQMIAHNKKRLLYDRYFGPVRENRTSKKRTGVATVGGDYTA, encoded by the coding sequence ATGTTTCCAAGTTTGGCTTTGGCCTATCTGTTTTTGTACATCTGTATCGCACTTGTTGTTGTAGGCGTCATCGTATTGTTTGCCATGAAAATGTCCCACAATGGCAAACGACGCAAGACGGCGTTTTATGAAGTGAAGCAGCGTGATTACTTCACCTATCTGCAAACAGCCTTGACCGAGAATAGTCCGCTCAAATTGCCACCAGGCAAACTGGCTCCGCTGGAACGCAGAGTCATTCAGGACAGGCTGATTGAATGGATCGACCAGTTCAAGGGTGAGTATCGCGACAAATTAATCGCACTGTGCCGTGAAGCAGGATTCGTAGAGCATGATCTGAAGGAACTGGGCCGTCTGCGTTACGGTCGCCAGATTGATGCGGCTTATCGCTTGGGTGGCATGCGTTGTCCCGAAGCCGTTCCGGGCTTGATGGAATTGCTGAAGGATGAGAAACCGGGCCCGATGGCCATTATGATTGGTCGTTCCATCTCCAGATGTACGACTCGGCAAGGTGAACTGAAAGACATGCTCGCATTGCTGTTAACCAAAGGTAAGTCCATTCACCATCTGGCAGCAGATATTCTGCTCGAAACGAGTCTGGATACGAGCAGAATTCTAATCGAATTGCTGGAAGACCGGAATCCTGATTTTGTCAAAGTCGGACTGGTTGCCATGTGGGGGCAGGCTGTACCTGAAGTGATGCCTGCACTCGACAGACTGGTAGGCGCAGAACATCAGGATGTACGTGCCGAAGCAGTGAAGCTGTATCTTAGCGCAAGTCCGGCGCTCCGGGATGAGACGATTCTGAAGCTGATCCAGGACCCCGATCCGGAAGTTCGCGCCGAAGTGGTACAAGCGCTTGGTTCCAAGCATGCATCTGGCAGTATTCCATTACTGCGCAAAGCGCTGCGGGATGAAGACTGGAGAGTTCGATATAACAGTGCGGAGAGTCTGAGCAAGCTCGGTGAACCGGGATTCGAAGCGCTGTGTCAGGCTGCGGTGCAAGGTACAGTTGCTGAACGCGAGATTGCGATGCAGCAGATTGAGAGTACCATGCAGCATACGAGAACCGATGACAGAGCTGTAGAGCAGATGATTGCACATAACAAAAAAAGACTGCTGTACGATCGCTATTTTGGCCCTGTCCGAGAGAACAGAACCAGCAAGAAGCGCACAGGTGTTGCTACGGTAGGAGGGGATTACACTGCTTAG
- a CDS encoding nucleotide sugar dehydrogenase, with the protein MENQQFHTLLNAIENKEAVLGVVGLGYVGLPLAVEMVNQGFTVIGIDLDASKVESIYQGDSYIHDISSDELKKVMQSGRFQPTTDYSMLRVIDALSICVPTPLSENQDPDTSYIETVVDQIKLHMKPGMLITLESTTYPGTTEELIQQQLDKIGQEAGKDYFLCFSPERVDPSNGRFTTFNTPKVIGGTTEACLKLGTALYGKYVETVVPVSSPKVAEMSKLLENTFRSVNIAFVNEMAMMCDRMGIDIWEVIDAAATKPFGFMPFYPGPGIGGHCIPLDPMYLSWKAKGFRFYSKFIELAQSTNDNMPYYVLNKTSTILNEYAKSVRKSNILLLGMSYKPNIADLRESPGLEVYELFKESGANVSYYDPHADSFQDKHGETVYSEVFNLEQFKKYDCIVLITNHSDLPYFDIAEMGVPILDTRNAFRSYTHPHIYKIGHSVQHPVLEPSEALLV; encoded by the coding sequence ATGGAGAATCAACAATTCCACACATTACTGAATGCGATTGAAAATAAAGAAGCTGTACTCGGCGTTGTCGGGCTCGGTTACGTAGGACTTCCACTTGCCGTGGAAATGGTCAATCAAGGTTTCACGGTAATCGGAATTGATCTGGATGCGTCCAAAGTAGAAAGTATCTATCAAGGAGATTCCTATATTCACGATATTTCGTCTGATGAGTTGAAAAAAGTAATGCAAAGCGGTCGTTTTCAGCCAACGACAGATTACAGCATGCTGCGCGTGATCGACGCACTCAGTATCTGCGTACCGACACCGCTTAGTGAGAATCAGGACCCGGATACGTCTTACATCGAGACGGTTGTGGATCAGATCAAACTGCATATGAAACCAGGCATGTTGATTACCTTGGAGAGCACCACTTATCCAGGTACAACCGAAGAACTGATCCAGCAGCAGCTGGACAAGATCGGACAAGAAGCAGGTAAAGACTATTTCCTCTGCTTCTCGCCTGAACGTGTAGACCCGTCCAACGGACGTTTCACAACATTTAATACGCCGAAAGTAATCGGAGGCACGACCGAAGCTTGCTTGAAGCTCGGAACAGCACTGTATGGCAAATATGTAGAAACGGTAGTACCGGTATCTTCGCCGAAAGTAGCTGAAATGTCCAAACTGCTGGAGAACACATTCCGCAGCGTGAACATTGCCTTTGTGAATGAAATGGCGATGATGTGCGATCGTATGGGTATCGATATCTGGGAAGTTATTGACGCGGCGGCGACGAAACCATTTGGTTTTATGCCATTCTATCCAGGCCCAGGCATCGGTGGACACTGCATTCCGCTGGATCCGATGTACCTGTCATGGAAAGCCAAAGGCTTCCGTTTCTATAGCAAATTCATTGAGCTGGCGCAATCCACCAATGACAACATGCCATATTATGTATTGAACAAAACGTCAACGATTCTGAACGAATACGCTAAATCCGTACGTAAATCAAATATTCTGCTCCTCGGCATGTCGTACAAGCCTAATATTGCCGACCTGCGTGAATCACCAGGACTGGAAGTATATGAACTGTTCAAGGAAAGTGGAGCTAACGTTAGCTACTACGATCCACACGCGGATTCCTTCCAAGACAAGCATGGGGAGACAGTATACAGCGAAGTGTTCAATCTGGAACAGTTCAAGAAGTACGATTGCATCGTGCTGATCACCAACCACAGCGATTTGCCTTACTTTGATATTGCCGAGATGGGTGTCCCGATTCTGGATACACGTAATGCGTTCCGTTCGTACACACATCCGCATATCTACAAGATTGGTCACTCGGTACAGCATCCTGTGCTTGAACCAAGTGAAGCGTTGCTCGTCTGA
- a CDS encoding DNA polymerase IV — protein sequence MPRQDRRVIMLADCQSFYASVEKSAHPEYKDLPLVVAGDPARRSGIILAACPLAKSYGITTAERLGEALAKCPDVVVVRPRMAEYIRVSLHITRILQSYTDLVEPYSIDEQFLDVTGSLDLFGSPETIARSIQSRVMDETGVYIRIGISDTKVVSKMACDLYAKKVPGGICTLPRKDLPSTIWKKPVRDMFMVGSRMAQHLYKMGVHTIGDLAQTPLSRLRERWGVNGEVLWRIARGIDDSPVKPGTYAHQQQGIGHQMTLPRDYDSWEDIKVVLLELAELVSRRSRDKSLMGHVVSVGCRGQDYDRPTGFSRQMKVNEPTNITDEVYDAAAALFLRHWDGLPIRRISVSLTGLVPDSEVQLSWFDDRERKRELERATDDIKRRYGETAIMRASSLCSSAQAHERSHKIGGHYK from the coding sequence ATGCCCCGCCAAGACAGACGTGTCATCATGCTGGCAGACTGCCAGTCATTCTATGCCAGTGTGGAGAAGTCTGCACATCCCGAATACAAGGACCTCCCTCTCGTTGTTGCGGGAGATCCGGCGCGCCGTTCGGGTATTATTCTTGCGGCCTGTCCACTCGCCAAGTCCTATGGAATTACGACAGCAGAACGACTGGGCGAAGCGCTCGCCAAATGTCCGGATGTTGTTGTTGTTCGCCCCCGGATGGCCGAGTACATTCGGGTGTCCCTTCATATTACGCGTATCCTTCAGTCTTACACCGATCTGGTGGAACCCTATAGTATTGACGAACAGTTTCTCGATGTCACCGGAAGCCTGGATCTGTTCGGCAGTCCTGAGACGATTGCCCGCAGCATTCAATCGAGAGTGATGGATGAGACGGGTGTGTATATTCGAATCGGTATCAGTGATACCAAGGTCGTTAGCAAGATGGCCTGTGACCTGTACGCCAAGAAAGTTCCCGGGGGCATCTGCACGCTGCCTCGCAAAGATCTGCCTTCAACCATCTGGAAGAAGCCTGTGCGAGACATGTTCATGGTTGGTTCCCGCATGGCGCAGCATCTCTACAAGATGGGCGTCCATACGATCGGTGATCTGGCCCAGACCCCACTGTCCCGACTAAGAGAACGTTGGGGGGTGAATGGCGAGGTACTGTGGCGTATTGCCCGTGGTATCGACGATTCTCCGGTCAAACCCGGGACATATGCTCATCAGCAGCAGGGGATCGGACATCAGATGACGCTACCCCGGGACTATGACTCCTGGGAAGATATCAAAGTGGTACTGCTTGAACTGGCGGAACTCGTCAGCCGACGTTCCCGGGACAAATCGCTCATGGGCCATGTGGTCTCGGTTGGATGTCGCGGACAGGATTATGATCGGCCAACCGGTTTCTCCCGCCAGATGAAGGTGAATGAACCCACCAACATTACGGATGAAGTATATGATGCGGCCGCAGCTCTGTTCCTGCGCCATTGGGACGGATTACCCATCCGCCGTATCAGCGTGTCACTGACCGGACTTGTACCCGATTCCGAAGTACAGCTGTCCTGGTTTGATGACCGCGAACGTAAAAGAGAATTGGAACGTGCCACGGATGATATCAAGCGCAGGTACGGAGAAACCGCCATCATGCGGGCATCCTCCCTCTGCTCGTCCGCCCAAGCCCATGAACGTTCTCATAAAATTGGAGGTCATTATAAATGA